In Rhipicephalus microplus isolate Deutch F79 chromosome 9, USDA_Rmic, whole genome shotgun sequence, one genomic interval encodes:
- the LOC142771352 gene encoding uncharacterized protein LOC142771352 isoform X2, whose product MCVMHYRQAADIRRFFAFGVPCAAPFAHVRTRWTAFLLAVHRRDQGQEKREKTPLHSPKQSFLPVLHWLNLIFSKQQSWFLVFGLP is encoded by the exons ATGTGTGTAATGCATTACCGTCAAGCAGCTGACATTCGCAG GTTCTTTGCATTTGGCGTCCCATGTGCAGCGCCATTTGCTCATGTCCGTACAAGGTGGACTGCATTCCTGCTGGCAGTTCACCGACGTGATCAAGGACAGGAGAAACGTGAAAAGACACCTTTGCATTCACCTAAGCAATCATTTCTTCCAGTACTGCATTGGCTCAACCTTATTTTCTCGAAGCAACAGTCTTG GTTCCTTGTCTTCGGCCTCCCGTGA
- the LOC142771352 gene encoding zinc finger protein ZFPM1-like isoform X1: protein MSVQGGLHSCWQFTDVIKDRRNVKRHLCIHLSNHFFQYCIGSTLFSRSNSLGSLSSASREAYHSLVSVLGRLHSCRQCSYATKNKAFMQRHLFKHTGERPFQCHVCPAAFAQKANLERHIHVSIPL from the exons ATGTCCGTACAAGGTGGACTGCATTCCTGCTGGCAGTTCACCGACGTGATCAAGGACAGGAGAAACGTGAAAAGACACCTTTGCATTCACCTAAGCAATCATTTCTTCCAGTACTGCATTGGCTCAACCTTATTTTCTCGAAGCAACAGTCTTG GTTCCTTGTCTTCGGCCTCCCGTGAGGCCTATCATTCACTTGTGTCCGTACTAGGCAGACTGCATTCGTGTCGTCAGTGCAGCTATGCGACCAAGAACAAGGCCTTCATGCAAAGACACCTCTTCAAACACACGGGCGAGCGCCCCTTCCAGTGCCACGTGTGCCCAGCTGCATTTGCTCAGAAAGCGAACCTCGAAAGACACATTC ATGTGTCCATTCCTTTATGA